TCATTGGCGGGTTAATTCGTCATAGTAGACCTATGGAAACAACACAGAAAAAGTTATAGGAGTCCTTACCAATGAATACAACCAAAACCTTAGTGATTACGGCTGCAACCTCTATTTTTGCTCTCGTTGCCACTCAGCCTTCTGCTCAAGCTTATCGCCTCTTCTTCGGAGAAGACTTAAATAATAGTTGGTCTACTCCTTTATCTGCTACGCCTAACTCTTCAGCCGCTCAAGGTGAATTTCTCTCTGGGTTAGTAGGAGTAGGAGTAGAAACGTTTGAAGGATTTTCTTCGGGTACAAGAGGGCCAGTGGGTCTCGATTTTGGTGAAGCGGGAGTTGCTACCTTACAAGGTAATGGGTATATACAACAACGTGCCTCTGGTACATCCGCCGCAGGTCGTTATGCTGTGTCAGGCTCAAAGTTTTGGGAAGGTGAAGCTGATGCAGGTGCATTTTCCATTGACTTTAGTCAAGAAGTGGCAGCCTTTGGGTTTAATGGGGTAGATATTGGTGACTTTGGCGGTCAACTGTCCCTGATTCTAGATTTGGCCAATGGAACTCAGCAAACCGTCACAGTTCCTAATACGGTAGGTAGCTCTGGTAGTACGGATGGTTCTGTTCTCTACTTTGGACTGATTGCGGAAAATGATGATGAACTGATTAATGGTCTTTCGTTCAGCATGACGACTGGACAAGGAGATTGGTTTGCTTTTGATAATATGACCATTGGTAGCAAGGAACAAGTGGCTAGTACCCCGGAACCCGCGTCTGTCCTCGGATTATTGGCGGTAGGTGCTATCGGTGCAGTGACTGGACTCAAGCGTAAAGCGCACTAGCTCATCCGATTTGAGTATTGAGTAAACAGATGTAACATTATAACTCCTAGGCATGGGTGCGTATTATACTGAGGTACAGTGAACTCAATACGCACCCATGCCTAATCTTGAGAGAGCTTTACAGTTTATTGAACAACGATGGATAGGAAAGACCGGTAAACCTCTAAGTCCTATTCAGAAAGCGATTCTCCAGGGTTCCTGGGGAGAGGAAGCAATCCCATATCATCAGATTGCCGCTCAGGAAAACTATTCCTGCCAGTATATTCAGCAAGTGGCCGCTCCCCATCTATGGCGTATCTTATCTGGCGTATTGGGGGAAAAAGTGAGTAAAAAAAGCTTTACTTCTGTGGTAAAGAAGTATCTGGCCACTGGAAATTTGGACGGTGGTTTCCTAGATCTTCCTGGCGATCGCCTTTCTCTTGACTCTAAGTTGTATATTAAAAGACCCAGTGTAGAGCAACTGGGTTTTCAAGTCTTGTCTCAGCCGGGAGGAGTTCTAAGTCTTGTGGGGCCTCGAAAAATAGGTAAAACCTCTCTGATGATTCGGCTTTTGCATCGAGCAAGACAAGAAAATATGACGGTCATTCCTTTAAGCCTAGAACAGGTTGACCCAGAGTTTTTACAAAATTTAGATCATTTGCTAAGATGGCTAATCTATGAGTTGCATTATCGATTAAGTTTATCGCCTCCTGAATGGAATTGTGCTATAGATGGATTAGGATGCAAAGGGTTATCAACTCATTACCTAGAAAATTTACTCAACAAAATTGAGTCATCTTTAGTAGTCGCTATTGACGAATTCAATCTATTATTTAATCATCATTCAATTGCGATTGATTTCTTACGCTCACTGCATTCTTGGCATGAATTTTCAGGATATGGAAGTCCAGAAACTAGGTCTTGGAAAAAATTACGATTTATATTAGTGACCCGTACAGATATTTATGCTGAACTCAATATTAAAAGCGCTCCTATCCGCATTGGTAAATCGATGAAACTTCCTTACTTTACCACCCTAGAGATAGACGAGTTGGCCAACTATTATCGGGTGAAACTTACCTATTCTGAAATTGAGGAACTCATGCGGTTTACAGGAGGACACCCTTATTTAGTAAGCTTGAGTTTATACACAATTTATCAAAACAATGCCACTTTAAAGACTGTCTTAAATGCTAACATTGAGGGAGATCCTATTTTCAAGAAATATTTAAACACCTATGGTCAAATTCTTCAAGGGAATGCTACTCTACTGTGTGGGTTTCAAGAGGTAATTCAAGCTCAAGGAGGTGTAAGATTACCTCCAGAAATGGAGTTTCAGCTCGAAAGTTTGGGTTTGGTGAAGTCGGGTAAGGATGGAGTTACGGTAGCCAATGGGTTATATCGTTGGTATTTTGGCGATCGCCCTTAAATTCGCTTAAGGGATAAATTGATCAATATCTTCAGTGAGAAGGAGAAAATTTTGGGGTAAGCCGACTTGATATAAACACCCTAGGTATAGCGCAAAATTAAAAAATTGTCAAATACTTTCACTAGATGTAGAAAATGGAGTACATTAAGATCTCATCACTTCATTCATGTGATCGTAGTACCTCCATTCCCTATGATGCAACCAACGCTCTCCGTAACAGCCCATACCCCCCACACAACCCCGATTCATGTGATTAAACGAGATGGCACTCGTGCAGCCCTAGATATCACCAAAATTCGTGCTGTTGTGGAGTGGGCGTGTTTGGGAACCCAAGCCAGCCCAATTCCTTTAGAAGCAGGATTAACGACGCGCCTGCGTAATGGGGTGACCACTAGAGAAATTCAGGAAAACCTGATTAATTGTAGCTTAGAGCTATGTAGTCCGACTGAACCCGATTGGCGGTATGTGGCGGGACGGCTGCATATGTGGAGCCTTTGGAAAGATACCTTAGTTTCCCGTGGCTATCAATATAGCAACTATCCGAAAACAGTGGCCCGTAAGGTGGCTGCCAATGAGTATGACCAACGGATCTTAACCTATTCTCCGGATGAATTGGAAATTGCGGGGGGTTGGATTAATCCGGATTGGGATACGGATTATGATTATGCTGGGGCAACTCTGTTAACGAAGCGGTATTTGCTTGAAGATGAATTGCCCCAAGAAGCTTATCTGACTTGTGCGCTGCTGCTTGCGTCGGTGGAAGAACCGCAAAACCGGCTGAA
The sequence above is drawn from the Roseofilum capinflatum BLCC-M114 genome and encodes:
- a CDS encoding AAA-like domain-containing protein, giving the protein MPNLERALQFIEQRWIGKTGKPLSPIQKAILQGSWGEEAIPYHQIAAQENYSCQYIQQVAAPHLWRILSGVLGEKVSKKSFTSVVKKYLATGNLDGGFLDLPGDRLSLDSKLYIKRPSVEQLGFQVLSQPGGVLSLVGPRKIGKTSLMIRLLHRARQENMTVIPLSLEQVDPEFLQNLDHLLRWLIYELHYRLSLSPPEWNCAIDGLGCKGLSTHYLENLLNKIESSLVVAIDEFNLLFNHHSIAIDFLRSLHSWHEFSGYGSPETRSWKKLRFILVTRTDIYAELNIKSAPIRIGKSMKLPYFTTLEIDELANYYRVKLTYSEIEELMRFTGGHPYLVSLSLYTIYQNNATLKTVLNANIEGDPIFKKYLNTYGQILQGNATLLCGFQEVIQAQGGVRLPPEMEFQLESLGLVKSGKDGVTVANGLYRWYFGDRP
- a CDS encoding PEP-CTERM sorting domain-containing protein (PEP-CTERM proteins occur, often in large numbers, in the proteomes of bacteria that also encode an exosortase, a predicted intramembrane cysteine proteinase. The presence of a PEP-CTERM domain at a protein's C-terminus predicts cleavage within the sorting domain, followed by covalent anchoring to some some component of the (usually Gram-negative) cell surface. Many PEP-CTERM proteins exhibit an unusual sequence composition that includes large numbers of potential glycosylation sites. Expression of one such protein has been shown restore the ability of a bacterium to form floc, a type of biofilm.) — encoded protein: MNTTKTLVITAATSIFALVATQPSAQAYRLFFGEDLNNSWSTPLSATPNSSAAQGEFLSGLVGVGVETFEGFSSGTRGPVGLDFGEAGVATLQGNGYIQQRASGTSAAGRYAVSGSKFWEGEADAGAFSIDFSQEVAAFGFNGVDIGDFGGQLSLILDLANGTQQTVTVPNTVGSSGSTDGSVLYFGLIAENDDELINGLSFSMTTGQGDWFAFDNMTIGSKEQVASTPEPASVLGLLAVGAIGAVTGLKRKAH